The following proteins are co-located in the Anomalospiza imberbis isolate Cuckoo-Finch-1a 21T00152 chromosome 1, ASM3175350v1, whole genome shotgun sequence genome:
- the ARC gene encoding activity-regulated cytoskeleton-associated protein, giving the protein MQLDNVTSAGVHSFQGHRGVANKPNVILQIGKCRAEMLEHVRRTHRHLLTEVSKQVERELKGLQKSVGKLENNLEDHVPTENQRWKKSIKACLARCQETIAHLERWVKREMNVWKEVFFRLEKWADRLESMGGKYCPGEQGKQTVSVGVGGPEIRPSEGEIYDYALDMSQMYALTPPPGELPSIPQGHDSYQWVSVSEDAPASPVETQVFEDPREFLSHLEEYLKQVGGTEEYWLSQIQNHMNGPAKKWWEYKQDSVKNWVEFKKEFLQYSEGTLTRDAIKRELDLPQKEGEPLDQFLWRKRDLYQTLYVDADEEEIIQYVVGTLQPKLKRFLSYPLPKTLEQLIQRGKEVQGNMEHSEEPSPQRTPEVQPGDSVETVPPSTTASPVPSNGTQPEPPSPPATVI; this is encoded by the coding sequence ATGCAGCTGGACAATGTCACCAGTGCAGGCGTCCACTCCTTCCAGGGGCACCGTGGAGTTGCCAACAAGCCCAATGTGATCCTGCAGATAGGGAAGTGCAGGGCAGAAATGCTGGAGCATGTCCGGAGGACCCACCGGCACCTCCTGACAGAGGTCTCCAAGCAGGTGGAGCGGGAGCTGAAGGGTTTGCAGAAATCCGTGGGGAAGTTGGAGAACAACTTAGAGGACCACGTCCCAACTGAAAACCAGAGATGGAAGAAGTCCATCAAGGCCTGCCTGGCCAGGTGCCAGGAGACCATTGCCCACCTGGAGAGGTGGGTCAAGAGGGAGATGAATGTTTGGAAGGAGGTCTTTTTCCGCCTGGAAAAGTGGGCTGACCGCCTGGAGTCCATGGGAGGCAAAtactgccctggggagcagggcaAACAGACGGTGTCCGTTGGGGTGGGAGGCCCAGAGATAAGGCCAAGTGAGGGGGAGATTTATGATTATGCCCTGGACATGAGCCAGATGTATGCCCTGACCCCTCCTCCCGGAGAGCTGCCCAGCATCCCCCAGGGCCACGATTCCTACCAGTGGGTCTCTGTGTCAGAGGATGCTCCAGCCTCCCCGGTGGAGACCCAGGTGTTTGAAGATCCCCGGGAGTTCTTGAGCCACTTGGAGGAATACTTAAAGCAGGTGGGTGGAACAGAGGAGTATTGGCTGTCTCAGATCCAAAACCACATGAACGGCCCAGCTAAAAAGTGGTGGGAGTACAAGCAGGACTCTGTCAAAAACTGGGTCGAGTTCAAGAAGGAGTTCCTGCAGTACAGTGAGGGAACTCTGACTAGGGATGCGATCAAAAGGGAGCTGGATTTGCCTCAGAAAGAGGGGGAGCCCCTGGATCAGTTCCTCTGGCGCAAGAGAGACCTGTACCAGACCCTCTATGTGGATGCAGATGAGGAGGAGATCATCCAGTACGTGGTAGGCACCCTCCAGCCCAAACTGAAGCGTTTCCTGAGCTACCCCCTGCCCAAGACCTTAGAGCAGCTGATCCAGAGGGGGAAGGAAGTCCAAGGCAACATGGAGCACTCTGAGGAGCCCAGCCCACAGAGGACCCCTGAGGTTCAGCCAGGAGACTCCGTGGAGACCGTGCCCCCCTCAACCACCGCCAGTCCCGTGCCAAGCAATGGGACTCAAccagagccccccagccccccagccacTGTCATATGA